From Engraulis encrasicolus isolate BLACKSEA-1 unplaced genomic scaffold, IST_EnEncr_1.0 scaffold_42_np1212, whole genome shotgun sequence, one genomic window encodes:
- the LOC134444011 gene encoding uncharacterized protein LOC134444011, which produces MWSRAKRAVAETMVDFFSLLLQVLSLHTGNMADTTFGWSTFELTTEVVEGEDDQSISEHLKAIDAELKKIRPNFTNIEWRMERTLHTRTPLYKSSSASDFFQQFPFLKHPRLLLHEMRLRFGHDLDSLFGTFIEEAAEKIVGASKGPLKAAILPPDRVISPCMRTNAAVLLLPTLMKENAKYLFCFNEEPLAPTPTIMMCFEDSPLTADMVSIKMDGECIIPPSPDIDATLGLLCIFSLYFLFDIHYPKEALACAPETVFGEEGKSITLAMKGGDVVDILFVSWVFDETDTHIVSYYPRNPKDRQLRVSSSYKSRVEFNTRGLSMELKNLTRNDTGLYTGEMRFSNNTNDSGLYLEDCNISTCTQDGDSTHGGLSIFTRHGSIICNHSNPVSWSQDAVDIGDLCPPQQVAETMVDFVLLLLLQVLSLHTVVCVPETVFGEEGKSITLAMNGSDVVNRSYVDYVAWTFNERDIVTYYPHYPKVRQLRVWSSYKSRVEFNTRDLSMELKNLTKNDTGLYTGEMRTPENVHFVEYYLFVFEPVEKPVLTAHLNWSSGDECQVMVTCRAGDLSVTSSCNISTCTQDGDSTHGGLSIFTRHGSIICNHSNPVSWSQDVVDIGDLCPPVQVGAISKHHQPTGLSCI; this is translated from the exons gAAATATGGCCGATACCACCTTTGGCTGGTCCACCTTTGAA CTCACAACAGAAGTAGTGGAAGGGGAAGATGACCAAAGCATCTCTGAACACCTGAAGGCCATTGATGCAGAGCTTAAGAAGATCAGGCCAAACTTCACTAACATtgagtggaggatggagaggacgCTACACACCAGAACACCGCTGTATAAATCTTCCTCTGCATCAGACTTCTTCCAGCAGTTCCCCTTCCTAAAACACCCACGACTG CTACTTCACGAAATGCGACTGCGGTTTGGTCACGACCTGGACTCCCTCTTCGGCACATTCATCGAGGAAGCAGCGGAGAAGATTGTGGGGGCTTCCAAGGGCCCCCTGAAAGCAGCCATATTGCCGCCTGATCGAGTCATATCACCAT GTATGCGGACCAATGCGGCTGTACTGCTCCTCCCGACCTTAATGAAGGAGAACGCAAAATATTTGTTCTGCTTCAATGAA GAACCACTGGCGCCAACACCAACTATTATGATGTGCTTCGAAGACTCTCCACTGACAGCCGATATGGTTTCCATCAAGATGGATGGGGAATGCATCATCCCACCCTCCCCAGACATCGATGCCACTTTGGGGCTGTTGTGCattttttcattatattttttatttgataTCCACTATCCCAAAGAGGCAC TGGCCTGTGCTCCAGAGACTGTCTTTGGTGAAGAGGGCAAATCCATCACCCTGGCCATGAAGGGGGGTGACGTGGTGGATATTTTATTTGTTTCCTGGGTCTTTGAtgaaacagatacacacattgTCAGTTACTATCCACGTAATCCTAAAGATCGCCAGTTACGAGTTTCATCCTCCTacaagagcagagtagagttcAATACCAGAGGCCTGTCTATGGAGCTGAAGAACCTGACGAGGAATGACACTGGACTCTACACAGGAGAGATGAGATTCAGCAACAATACGAATGACAGTGGGCTCTACCTAGAAGA CTGCAACATCAGCACCTGCACACAGGATGGAGACTCTACTCATGGTGGCCTCAGCATCTTCACCAGGCACGGCTCCATCATCTGTAACCATAGCAACCCAGTCAGCTGGAGCCAGGATGCAGTGGACATTGGGGACCTCTGCCCACCTCAACAAG TGGCTGAAACTATGGTGGACTTTgtcttgctgctgctgttgcaagtCCTCAGTCTTCACACAG TGGTCTGTGTCCCAGAGACTGTCTTTGGTGAAGAGGGGAAATCCATCACACTGGCCATGAATGGGAGTGATGTTGTGAATAGATCATATGTTGATTATGTCGCCTGGACTTTTAATGAAAGAGACATTGTCACTTACTATCCACATTATCCTAAGGTTCGCCAGTTAAGAGTTTGGTCCTCCTacaagagcagagtagagttcAATACCAGAGACCTGTCTATGGAGCTGAAGAACCTGACGAAGAATGACACTGGACTCTACACAGGAGAGATGAGAACACCAGAGAATGTGCATTTTGTTGAATACTATCTCTTTGTTTTTG agcCAGTTGAGAAGCCAGTCCTGACTGCACATCTTAACTGGTCCAGTGGTGACGAGTGTCAGGTGATGGTGACGTGTAGAGCTGGTGACCTCTCTGTGACCTCCAGCTGCAACATCAGCACCTGCACACAGGATGGAGACTCTACTCATGGTGGCCTCAGCATCTTCACCAGGCACGGCTCCATCATCTGTAACCATAGCAACCCAGTCAGCTGGAGCCAGGATGTAGTGGACATTGGGGACCTCTGCCCACCTGTACAAG TAGGGGCCATCTCTAAGCACCATCAGCCTACTGGG CTCTCCTGCATTTGA
- the LOC134444012 gene encoding uncharacterized protein LOC134444012 has product MVDLVLLLLIQTLRLHTAACAPESVFAEEGTSITLVMNRNNTADADRIVWTFNQTSIVTYLPHHNHADRKLKVSPSYQSRVEFNTRDLSMELKNLKKNDTGLYTGEMTMEGTKTAVEYFLYVLGPVEKPVLTTHMSQVMVSCRAGDLSVTSSCNISTCTQDGDSTHGGLSIFTRHGSIICNHSNPVSWSQDAVDIGDLCQPEPSSTSKLHHSVGGIFPNGMLPDDTWTEVIYSTRRPWCHGLAGPIRVGPELAHIRRSTSCGANSGPEARAANLLGAWPLVSLCHRAPVPLPVPVPVPVPVPVPVLRCKM; this is encoded by the exons ATGGTGGACTTGGTGCTCCTGCTGCTAATACAAACTCTCAGACTTCACACAG CGGCCTGTGCTCCAGAGAGTGTGTTTGCTGAAGAGGGAACGTCCATCACCCTGGTCATGAACAGAAACAACACTGCAGATGCAGATCGTATCGTTTGGACTTTTAACCAGACGAGCATTGTTACATATCTTCCACATCATAATCATGCAGATCGCAAATTGAAAGTTTCACCCTCCtaccagagcagagtagagttcaATACCAGAGACCTGTCTATGGAGCTGAAGAACCTGAAGAAGAATGACACTGGACTCTACACAGGAGAGATGACTATGGAGGGGACTAAGACTGCTGTTGAATACTTTCTCTACGTTTTGG GGCCAGTTGAGAAGCCAGTCCTGACTACACATATGTCTCAGGTGATGGTGTCGTGTAGAGCTGGTGACCTCTCTGTGACCTCTAGCTGCAACATCAGCACCTGCACACAGGATGGAGACTCTACTCATGGTGGCCTCAGCATCTTCACCAGGCACGGCTCCATCATCTGTAACCATAGCAACCCAGTCAGCTGGAGCCAGGATGCAGTGGACATTGGGGACCTCTGCCAACCTGAACCAA GTTCCACTTCCAAACTACATCATTCAGTGGGG GGAATCTTCCCCAATGGCATGTTGCCAGACGATACTTGGACAGAGGTGATCTACTCCACT cgtcGGCCTTGGTGCCATGGCTTGGCTGGGCCAATCAGAGTTGGCCCTGAGTTGGCCCACATTCGACGCAGTACATCATGTGGTGCCAACTCCGGACCTGAAGCGAGAGCTGCAAACTTGCTTGGCGCGTGGCCGCTTGTGTCTTTGTGCCACCGCGCGCCCGTGCCcttgcccgtgcccgtgcccgtgcccgtgcccgtgcctgtgcctgtccTCCGCTGTAAAATGTAA